Below is a window of Jonesiaceae bacterium BS-20 DNA.
AGGTCAGAGTGGCCCTGCTTCTTAGCCAAGGCATCGGCGCGGGCCCGGTCACGCTGTTCTTGCATCAGCGACCTGAAGGCCTTCTCATCAACCGCGACGCCCTGTTCCGCGGCAACCTCAAGCGTGAGGTCAATGGGGAACCCGTAGGTGTCATGGAGCGTAAACGCTTGTGAGCCGGTCAATGAGGCGCCACCCTTGGGGTGGTTTTCCTTAGCGGTGCTCACCGCCGTGTCCAAGATGGTCAGGCCAGCAGTAAGGGTACGGCGGAAGGCCTCTTCCTCGGCCGTTGCCGTAGCTAGGATCGTCGCCCAGTTTTCCTCAAGATACGGGTAAGACTCCGCCATAACGTTCTTTGACGTCTCAAGCAAAGCTGGGATAACCGGTTCGGTCACCCCAAGCAGCCGCATTGACCGAATCACACGGCGCATCAGGCGGCGCAGCACGTAGCCGCGGCCCTCATTGGATGGGCGAACGCCGTCGCCAATGAGCATCAGTGACGAGCGCACGTGGTCAGCAACTACACGGAAACGCACATCGTCATCGTTGTTCTCGCCGTAGACCTTGCCGGCCTGCTGCATCGCGGTCTCGATCACGGGGAAGATCTGGTCGATCTCGTACATGTTGTTAACGCCCTGCTTCAGCAGCGCCACGCGCTCAAGTCCCAGGCCGGTGTCGATGTTGTGCTGTTTCAGGGGACCAACAATGTCAAATTTGTCCTTGGCGGTCACGTTTGTCAGCTGGTACTGCATGAACACGAGGTTCCAAATTTCAAGGTAGCGGTCCTCGTCAACAACGGGTCCGCCTTCTTTACCGAACTCTGGCCCACGGTCGATGTAGATCTCCGAGCATGGTCCACCCGGGCCAGGCTGACCCGTGTGCCAGTAGTTGTCGTTGTAGCCGCGGCGCTGGATCCGCTCTTGCGGCAAACCAGCAATCGAACGCCACAGGTCGTTTGCCTCGTCATCGTCTTCGTAGACGGTGACCCAAACAAGTTCTGGGTCAAATCCCAATTTTCCGTCGTCTTCTGAGCCGGTGATGAAGTCCCAGGCGTAAGTGATCGCCTGTTCCTTGAAGTAATCACCGAACGAGAAGTTTCCGTTCATCTGGAAGAACGTACCGTGCCGGGTCGTCTTGCCAACTTCTTCAATATCGCCCGTGCGGATACACTTCTGGACCGAGGTAGCACGTGGCCACGGCGGGGTTTGCTCACCGAGCATGTATGGAATAAATGGAACCATGCCCGCGACCGTGAACAGAAGCGATGGGTCCGGGGAAATCAAGGACGCGGATGGCACAACGTGGTGGTCACGTGATTCAAAATAATCTAGCCAGCGCTGGCGAATATCGGCGGTACGCATGAAATCCTCTATCAAATCTTTGAAGTAAAAGTACCCAGATCAATTTGGGCACTAGATAATCTTAAGCGGACTGGGCCAAAAGCCTGCCATCAAGTCCATAACTCACACACTTTGACCGCGAAATAATCGACGATCTGACGTTTTTAGCACATCTGACCCGCTCAAGGTCACATTAAAAGGAGTATCCCAACTCATCATCCTCGGAATCATCATCCAAAAAGTCTTGTGCCCGGGGTGCGCGCCGTTGGTATTTATCTCTCCGAGTCCGCAGGTCATCAAGGCTGCCCTGCGAATCTGCCAGGAGCGAATCACGCAGCTCCTGTTCGCGTGCTTTGGCAGCGGCCTTGAAATCGGCGACAAAGCCGGTCGCGGCGTCCTTTGCCTGTTCGCCAAATTCTGCGGCTTGCTCCCCTACTCGCTCGGTCAGCGCCGAAGGCGTGTACTGGGCAATGATCTTGCGGCCCTTGACCATGACAAAAATGGTCAGAGCCACTCCGGTTGAAATCCAAAACAAACGC
It encodes the following:
- the alaS gene encoding alanine--tRNA ligase, translated to MRTADIRQRWLDYFESRDHHVVPSASLISPDPSLLFTVAGMVPFIPYMLGEQTPPWPRATSVQKCIRTGDIEEVGKTTRHGTFFQMNGNFSFGDYFKEQAITYAWDFITGSEDDGKLGFDPELVWVTVYEDDDEANDLWRSIAGLPQERIQRRGYNDNYWHTGQPGPGGPCSEIYIDRGPEFGKEGGPVVDEDRYLEIWNLVFMQYQLTNVTAKDKFDIVGPLKQHNIDTGLGLERVALLKQGVNNMYEIDQIFPVIETAMQQAGKVYGENNDDDVRFRVVADHVRSSLMLIGDGVRPSNEGRGYVLRRLMRRVIRSMRLLGVTEPVIPALLETSKNVMAESYPYLEENWATILATATAEEEAFRRTLTAGLTILDTAVSTAKENHPKGGASLTGSQAFTLHDTYGFPIDLTLEVAAEQGVAVDEKAFRSLMQEQRDRARADALAKKQGHSDLSVYQDLAAGLLAPNEFLGYTDAKAPAKVLAMLVDGVSQNAVSAPADVEIILDRTPFYAEKGGQLADHGTVLSDGGATFEVDDVQSPVNGLSVHRGRLTEGSLHLNDPVIAEIDGDRRRQISQAHTATHMIHKALQETLGAESTQAGSENSPSRIRFDFRQSQAVPQNALVEIEGRVNDRLRENLEVSDITTSLDQARAMGAMALFGEKYGDRVRVVSIGDEWSRELCAGTHVGQSGDLGLVTILGEASIGSGVRRVDALVGNGAYGFQAKERALVNQLSGLLNVRSEELPDRVSNLVAKLKDSEKQLAQLQQAQLLASAGKFAAEAAVVGTVKVVTQNLGDAATPEGLRALALDVRARLGDSAPSVVAIAGVAKDRPQVVIVTNQSARDLGVKAGALAKTASGTLGGGGGGKDDMAQGGGANVAALPQALDGIVQQIKGVVGV